The sequence below is a genomic window from bacterium.
AGCGTCGGCTAGGGGAAGCCGGCAGACCGCGCGAACCGGATGAAAGCGGTTCCAGCTGCAGCGGTTTTTCTTGGTCGCCGCCAGGTCGAGCATCTCTGCAGAAGGATCACTGCCGATAACCACGGCCGGAAGGACTTGATGAATGGCGGCGGCCATATCGCCGGTGCCGCAGGCCAGATCCAGCACCGGCGTGTTCCAGCCTCGTTGCTGATAGAATGCCGCGGCGCGACGAGCGGTAACGCGGCGCCAGCGGCGATCCAGTCCCATGCTGGCCAGGTGATTGAAACGATCATAGTTTTTTAAAAAGCGGCCGGAGAATTCAAAATGGGTGTATGGCTTCATTTTGTCTTGACCAGGAATTTGCCATGCGTGTACGAGCCGTCCGCCCAATCGATTTTGTTTTTAACGCGCATGAAACTCATGCCCACAAAGCGCGGATTGCGGCTGAGGGCTGCGATATAGTCGCCCAGAGGCTGGTCCAGCACTTTTTTCGCCGACAGGCTGGCGTGGCGGAAATAGGGCTTGCCCTCTTTTTTAATGATCAACAGCATGTGGGCGGAAAAAATGCCCGGCTGGTTCTGAATGAGGCTGACGATGTCGCCGTCCTGCAGCGCTTTGGCATGTTTCTCCACCTGGTCGAGCGGCAGGTAGGCGATCGTTGCGGTCCGGTCCGGCAGCAGCACCGGTATGTCGGTGATCGATTTGCCGGCAAAGAAATTTTTGTGGCTGATGGTGCGCGTCGACCAGCGCACGTCCTTTGCGCCGACCTTTTTGGTGATCTCCTCCAGACACCACTTGTTGGCCGGCATCCAGTCCACCATGGTGTAGTGGTTGCGAGTGGCCATGGAGATGATGCCCTGGCGATAGCGAATGTGCTGCAGCACGTTAAAAAATTCCTCGTAATAGTCCGACAGCGAGAGGGCTAAAACGATCTCGCAATAGGTCATACAGTTCACCTGCTGCAGGTTCAGCAGCGGCTGGGTTTCGTAGCGGCCGTTTTCGCCCTCTCCTTCACAGACCAGTTCATAGGGCGCGTCGAGAAACCGTTCCGAATAATAGGCCATGCGTTGCGCCGGTTCAGCGAGGGCAACGCTGACTCGGCGGATGTCCTGATCGATTGCAGCGACCGTCATCTGGTAGTAAGGGTTTTCCGTTTTGACCTGCGCGCAGAGCAGGCCGGGAATCAGAATCAACCACCATCTGTTCTTTTTCATCGCCAAGACCTCGAAGAAGGTGTTTTCATTTTTCGGCAAAGGTGAGAATCACCTGCGCCCGGCCGGTGAACGGTTCGATGCGCACGCTCTCGGTGGCCGGGTCGTAGACGCCGCCTTGAACCGACTCGGCGGTCTGCCGATCCGGGTGAGGCAGTCGGATCACCACGCACGCGGGCTTGTGGT
It includes:
- a CDS encoding class I SAM-dependent methyltransferase translates to MKPYTHFEFSGRFLKNYDRFNHLASMGLDRRWRRVTARRAAAFYQQRGWNTPVLDLACGTGDMAAAIHQVLPAVVIGSDPSAEMLDLAATKKNRCSWNRFHPVRAVCRLPLADA
- a CDS encoding DUF1460 domain-containing protein produces the protein MKKNRWWLILIPGLLCAQVKTENPYYQMTVAAIDQDIRRVSVALAEPAQRMAYYSERFLDAPYELVCEGEGENGRYETQPLLNLQQVNCMTYCEIVLALSLSDYYEEFFNVLQHIRYRQGIISMATRNHYTMVDWMPANKWCLEEITKKVGAKDVRWSTRTISHKNFFAGKSITDIPVLLPDRTATIAYLPLDQVEKHAKALQDGDIVSLIQNQPGIFSAHMLLIIKKEGKPYFRHASLSAKKVLDQPLGDYIAALSRNPRFVGMSFMRVKNKIDWADGSYTHGKFLVKTK